The Bos indicus x Bos taurus breed Angus x Brahman F1 hybrid chromosome 11, Bos_hybrid_MaternalHap_v2.0, whole genome shotgun sequence genome includes a region encoding these proteins:
- the LOC113900785 gene encoding olfactory receptor 1J4-like: protein MRRENQSSVSEFLLLGLPIRPEQQGMFFALFLGVYLTTVLGNLLILLLIRLDPRLHSPMYFFLSHLALTDVSFSSVTVPKMLINMQTQHQSISYVGCVTQTYFFLFFTDLDDFLLTSMAYDRYVAVCHPLHYSTIMGQGLCTLLVTASWILSCASALCHTLLLTRLSFCADHSIPHFFCDLDALLKLSCSDTSLNELAIFTVGVAVIVLPLVCILISYGRIGATILKVPSTKGICKALSTCGSHLSVVFLFYGTIIGLYTLPSSSTSNDKNIIASVMYTVVTPMLNPFIYSLRNRDMKGALGRLSRREIFFSK, encoded by the coding sequence ATGAGGAGGGAGAACCAGAGCAGCGTGTCCGAgttcctcctcctggggctccCCATCCGGCCAGAGCAGCAAGGCATGTTCTTCGCCCTGTTCCTGGGCGTGTACCTGACCACGGTGCTGGGCAACCTGCTCATCCTCCTGCTCATCAGGCTGGACCCTCGCCTCCactcccccatgtacttcttcctcagccaCTTGGCCCTCACTGACGTCTCCTTCTCATCTGTCACCGTCCCTAAGATGCTCATCAACATGCAGACTCAGCATCAATCCATCTCCTATGTAGGGTGTGTAACACAGacatatttcttcctcttttttactGATCTGGATGATTTCCTGCTCACCTCGATGGCCTATGATCGGTACGTGGCCGTCTGCCACCCTCTCCACTACAGCACCATCATGGGACAGGGGCTGTGCACCTTACTAGTAACTGCGTCCTGGATTCTCTCCTGTGCCAGTGCCCTGTGTCACACCCTCCTCCTGACCCGGCTGTCTTTTTGTGCTGACCACAGCATCCCCCATTTCTTCTGTGACCTTGATGCCCTGCTGAAGCTCTCCTGCTCAGACACATCCCTCAACGAGCTGGCCATTTTCACAGTAGGAGTGGCCGTCATTGTCCTCCCACTAGTATGCATCCTGATCTCTTATGGCCGCATTGGGGCCACCATCCTGAAGGTCCCCTCCACCAAGGGGATCTGCAAAGCATTGTCCACATGTGGCTCCCACCTCTCTGTGGTTTTCCTATTTTATGGAACAATTATCGGACTGTATACTTTACCCTCATCCAGCACCTCTAATGACAAGAACATAATAGCTTCAGTGATGTACACAgtggtcacacccatgctgaaccctttcatctacagcctgaggaacagaGACATGAAGGGGGCTCTCGGGAGACTTTCCAGGAGAGAGATCTTCTTTTCTAAGTAG